The proteins below come from a single Rosa rugosa chromosome 2, drRosRugo1.1, whole genome shotgun sequence genomic window:
- the LOC133734720 gene encoding factor of DNA methylation 1-like isoform X1, whose translation MVALKTFDMSDISEEIDIGDQSAFCHQDIDIVGKLQRNVAHVFGEAFSEQGKVFSNSEVQINDLKIKLEHTRSQQKELQEKLEKSEAQKEELRKKIVHSEAQNKELKKTEEAQRKALNEVLLQESETRNRTLEQSEKLGRKLNRLLNHCDLQHEQMNVVLNKLKKMEEESVEVRALYSTLMRKEDNNHDELINVRYHLEKTFLEKEAFSKSEDLNNDLMKRLGESESQRKELQEKHDHSESQKKELQEELERIEAQKIELQKKDDQSEAELQEAHKEFINGLGGLRICSLIGVKRMGDLSKEPFQTSCMRRYSLKEVDGKAATLYSQWQGNLRDPNWYPFITSMDSCGNSELTINEDDEKLKQIKVDNLGSEVYKAVTTALMELNGYNTNGKSARTELWNFKEGRRATLKEAISSVLKQLKLQENRNGKKLSEQKQLDVKKTNPDELEQQLDVKKKDPGDINEIQKKLEEKEDELKDLKDDFEYSEALNSTLFVKERESNNELQDARKELIRGLVDDGFIGVKRMGELDITPFATACKRDHSMLEPEVWQDYLSDPSWHPFKAIEDEFGNRKEILDVDDEKLKSIKGDDAVYKAVTTALMELKEYNSSGMYVTDELWNFQKGRRATLQEGLSYILLNWRPLKRKRKI comes from the exons ATGGTTGCTTTGAAGAC GTTTGATATGTCTGACATATCAGAAGAAATAGATATTGGCGATCAGTCTGCGTTTTGTCACCAAGATATTGATATTG TAGGGAAATTGCAACGAAATGTAGCTCATGTCTTTGGAGAGGCCTTCTCAGAGCAGGGAAAAGTCTTTTCAAACTCTGAGGTTCAAATAAATGATCTTAAGATAAAGCTTGAGCATACAAGATCTCAACAGAAAGAACTTCAGGAAAAACTTGAGAAGAGTGAAGCTCAAAAGGAAGAGCTCCGGAAAAAGATTGTGCATAGCGAGGCTCAGAACAAAGAGCTTAAGAAAACTGAAGAAGCTCAAAGGAAAGCACTTAATGAAGTACTGCTTCAGGAGAGTGAGACTAGAAACAGAACTTTG GAACAGAGTGAGAAGCTTGGTAGGAAATTGAACAGATTGCTCAACCATTGTGATCTCCAGCATGAACAAATGAATGTAGTTTTGAATAAGTTAAAGAAGATGGAAGAAGAGTCGGTAGAAGTACGTGCTCTATACTCTACACTTATGCGCAAGGAGGACAATAATCATGATGAGCTGATCAATGTACGATACCATCTTGAAAAGACCTTCTTAGAAAAAGAAGCCTTTTCAAAATCTGAAGATCTAAACAATGATCTTATGAAAAGGCTAGGTGAGAGTGAATCCCAGAGAAAGGAGCTCCAGGAAAAGCATGATCATAGTGAATCTCAGAAGAAAGAGCTACAGGAGGAGCTTGAGCGGATTGAAGCTCAGAAGATAGAGCTTCAGAAAAAGGATGATCAGAGTGAAGCCGAACTGCAGGAGGCTCATAAAGAGTTCATCAAT GGACTAGGAGGTTTAAGAATTTGTTCTTTAATTGGTGTGAAGAGAATGGGAGACCTCAGCAAAGAACCATTTCAAACTTCATGCATGAGACGATATTCTTTAAAAGAAGTAGATGGCAAGGCAGCAACACTATATTCTCAGTGGCAGGGCAACCTTAGGGATCCAAACTGGTAtcctttcataactagcatggaTTCTTGTGGAAATTCCGag CTAACAATCAATGAAGACGATGAAAAATTGAAACAGATAAAGGTTGACAATCTTGGTAGTGAAGTTTACAAGGCTGTGACAACTGCTCTTATGGAATTGAATGGCTATAATACCAATGGTAAGAGTGCAAGAACAGAATTATGGAATTTTAAAGAAGGGAGGAGGGCAACATTGAAAGAGGCAATATCGTCTGTACTGAAGCAATTGAAACTGCAGGAAAACAGGAATGGTAAAAAGTTGTCAGAACAAAAG CAACTTGATGTGAAGAAGACAAACCCGGATGAATTGGAACAGCAGCTTGATGTGAAGAAGAAAGACCCGGGTGACATTAATGAAATTCAAAAGAAGTTAGAGGAGAAGGAAGATGAGTTGAAAGATTTAAAAGATGATTTTGAATATTCAGAAGCTCTCAACTCTACACTATTTGTCAAGGAGCGTGAAAGTAATAATGAACTGCAGGATGCTCGCAAGGAGTTAATCAGG GGACTGGTGGATGACGGTTTTATTGGCGTGAAGAGAATGGGAGAGCTTGACATCACGCCTTTTGCAACTGCATGCAAGAGAGACCATTCTATGCTAGAACCAGAGGTGTGGCAAGATTATCTTAGTGATCCAAGCTGGCATCCGTTTAAAGCGATCGAGGATGAATTTGGAAATCGGAAG GAAATTCTTGATGTAGATGATGAAAAATTGAAGAGTATAAAGGGCGACGATGCAGTGTACAAGGCAGTCACAACTGCCTTGATGGAATTGAAGGAGTACAATTCGAGTGGTATGTATGTGACAGATGAACTATGGAACTTTCAAAAAGGGAGGAGGGCAACACTACAGGAGGGATTATCATATATATTATTAAACTGGAGACCtctgaaaaggaaaagaaaaatttga
- the LOC133734720 gene encoding factor of DNA methylation 1-like isoform X5 — MSDISEEIDIGDQSAFCHQDIDIGKLQRNVAHVFGEAFSEQGKVFSNSEVQINDLKIKLEHTRSQQKELQEKLEKSEAQKEELRKKIVHSEAQNKELKKTEEAQRKALNEVLLQESETRNRTLEQSEKLGRKLNRLLNHCDLQHEQMNVVLNKLKKMEEESVEVRALYSTLMRKEDNNHDELINVRYHLEKTFLEKEAFSKSEDLNNDLMKRLGESESQRKELQEKHDHSESQKKELQEELERIEAQKIELQKKDDQSEAELQEAHKEFINGLGGLRICSLIGVKRMGDLSKEPFQTSCMRRYSLKEVDGKAATLYSQWQGNLRDPNWYPFITSMDSCGNSELTINEDDEKLKQIKVDNLGSEVYKAVTTALMELNGYNTNGKSARTELWNFKEGRRATLKEAISSVLKQLKLQENRNGKKLSEQKQLDVKKTNPDELEQQLDVKKKDPGDINEIQKKLEEKEDELKDLKDDFEYSEALNSTLFVKERESNNELQDARKELIRGLVDDGFIGVKRMGELDITPFATACKRDHSMLEPEVWQDYLSDPSWHPFKAIEDEFGNRKEILDVDDEKLKSIKGDDAVYKAVTTALMELKEYNSSGMYVTDELWNFQKGRRATLQEGLSYILLNWRPLKRKRKI; from the exons ATGTCTGACATATCAGAAGAAATAGATATTGGCGATCAGTCTGCGTTTTGTCACCAAGATATTGATATTG GGAAATTGCAACGAAATGTAGCTCATGTCTTTGGAGAGGCCTTCTCAGAGCAGGGAAAAGTCTTTTCAAACTCTGAGGTTCAAATAAATGATCTTAAGATAAAGCTTGAGCATACAAGATCTCAACAGAAAGAACTTCAGGAAAAACTTGAGAAGAGTGAAGCTCAAAAGGAAGAGCTCCGGAAAAAGATTGTGCATAGCGAGGCTCAGAACAAAGAGCTTAAGAAAACTGAAGAAGCTCAAAGGAAAGCACTTAATGAAGTACTGCTTCAGGAGAGTGAGACTAGAAACAGAACTTTG GAACAGAGTGAGAAGCTTGGTAGGAAATTGAACAGATTGCTCAACCATTGTGATCTCCAGCATGAACAAATGAATGTAGTTTTGAATAAGTTAAAGAAGATGGAAGAAGAGTCGGTAGAAGTACGTGCTCTATACTCTACACTTATGCGCAAGGAGGACAATAATCATGATGAGCTGATCAATGTACGATACCATCTTGAAAAGACCTTCTTAGAAAAAGAAGCCTTTTCAAAATCTGAAGATCTAAACAATGATCTTATGAAAAGGCTAGGTGAGAGTGAATCCCAGAGAAAGGAGCTCCAGGAAAAGCATGATCATAGTGAATCTCAGAAGAAAGAGCTACAGGAGGAGCTTGAGCGGATTGAAGCTCAGAAGATAGAGCTTCAGAAAAAGGATGATCAGAGTGAAGCCGAACTGCAGGAGGCTCATAAAGAGTTCATCAAT GGACTAGGAGGTTTAAGAATTTGTTCTTTAATTGGTGTGAAGAGAATGGGAGACCTCAGCAAAGAACCATTTCAAACTTCATGCATGAGACGATATTCTTTAAAAGAAGTAGATGGCAAGGCAGCAACACTATATTCTCAGTGGCAGGGCAACCTTAGGGATCCAAACTGGTAtcctttcataactagcatggaTTCTTGTGGAAATTCCGag CTAACAATCAATGAAGACGATGAAAAATTGAAACAGATAAAGGTTGACAATCTTGGTAGTGAAGTTTACAAGGCTGTGACAACTGCTCTTATGGAATTGAATGGCTATAATACCAATGGTAAGAGTGCAAGAACAGAATTATGGAATTTTAAAGAAGGGAGGAGGGCAACATTGAAAGAGGCAATATCGTCTGTACTGAAGCAATTGAAACTGCAGGAAAACAGGAATGGTAAAAAGTTGTCAGAACAAAAG CAACTTGATGTGAAGAAGACAAACCCGGATGAATTGGAACAGCAGCTTGATGTGAAGAAGAAAGACCCGGGTGACATTAATGAAATTCAAAAGAAGTTAGAGGAGAAGGAAGATGAGTTGAAAGATTTAAAAGATGATTTTGAATATTCAGAAGCTCTCAACTCTACACTATTTGTCAAGGAGCGTGAAAGTAATAATGAACTGCAGGATGCTCGCAAGGAGTTAATCAGG GGACTGGTGGATGACGGTTTTATTGGCGTGAAGAGAATGGGAGAGCTTGACATCACGCCTTTTGCAACTGCATGCAAGAGAGACCATTCTATGCTAGAACCAGAGGTGTGGCAAGATTATCTTAGTGATCCAAGCTGGCATCCGTTTAAAGCGATCGAGGATGAATTTGGAAATCGGAAG GAAATTCTTGATGTAGATGATGAAAAATTGAAGAGTATAAAGGGCGACGATGCAGTGTACAAGGCAGTCACAACTGCCTTGATGGAATTGAAGGAGTACAATTCGAGTGGTATGTATGTGACAGATGAACTATGGAACTTTCAAAAAGGGAGGAGGGCAACACTACAGGAGGGATTATCATATATATTATTAAACTGGAGACCtctgaaaaggaaaagaaaaatttga
- the LOC133734720 gene encoding factor of DNA methylation 1-like isoform X4 translates to MSDISEEIDIGDQSAFCHQDIDIVGKLQRNVAHVFGEAFSEQGKVFSNSEVQINDLKIKLEHTRSQQKELQEKLEKSEAQKEELRKKIVHSEAQNKELKKTEEAQRKALNEVLLQESETRNRTLEQSEKLGRKLNRLLNHCDLQHEQMNVVLNKLKKMEEESVEVRALYSTLMRKEDNNHDELINVRYHLEKTFLEKEAFSKSEDLNNDLMKRLGESESQRKELQEKHDHSESQKKELQEELERIEAQKIELQKKDDQSEAELQEAHKEFINGLGGLRICSLIGVKRMGDLSKEPFQTSCMRRYSLKEVDGKAATLYSQWQGNLRDPNWYPFITSMDSCGNSELTINEDDEKLKQIKVDNLGSEVYKAVTTALMELNGYNTNGKSARTELWNFKEGRRATLKEAISSVLKQLKLQENRNGKKLSEQKQLDVKKTNPDELEQQLDVKKKDPGDINEIQKKLEEKEDELKDLKDDFEYSEALNSTLFVKERESNNELQDARKELIRGLVDDGFIGVKRMGELDITPFATACKRDHSMLEPEVWQDYLSDPSWHPFKAIEDEFGNRKEILDVDDEKLKSIKGDDAVYKAVTTALMELKEYNSSGMYVTDELWNFQKGRRATLQEGLSYILLNWRPLKRKRKI, encoded by the exons ATGTCTGACATATCAGAAGAAATAGATATTGGCGATCAGTCTGCGTTTTGTCACCAAGATATTGATATTG TAGGGAAATTGCAACGAAATGTAGCTCATGTCTTTGGAGAGGCCTTCTCAGAGCAGGGAAAAGTCTTTTCAAACTCTGAGGTTCAAATAAATGATCTTAAGATAAAGCTTGAGCATACAAGATCTCAACAGAAAGAACTTCAGGAAAAACTTGAGAAGAGTGAAGCTCAAAAGGAAGAGCTCCGGAAAAAGATTGTGCATAGCGAGGCTCAGAACAAAGAGCTTAAGAAAACTGAAGAAGCTCAAAGGAAAGCACTTAATGAAGTACTGCTTCAGGAGAGTGAGACTAGAAACAGAACTTTG GAACAGAGTGAGAAGCTTGGTAGGAAATTGAACAGATTGCTCAACCATTGTGATCTCCAGCATGAACAAATGAATGTAGTTTTGAATAAGTTAAAGAAGATGGAAGAAGAGTCGGTAGAAGTACGTGCTCTATACTCTACACTTATGCGCAAGGAGGACAATAATCATGATGAGCTGATCAATGTACGATACCATCTTGAAAAGACCTTCTTAGAAAAAGAAGCCTTTTCAAAATCTGAAGATCTAAACAATGATCTTATGAAAAGGCTAGGTGAGAGTGAATCCCAGAGAAAGGAGCTCCAGGAAAAGCATGATCATAGTGAATCTCAGAAGAAAGAGCTACAGGAGGAGCTTGAGCGGATTGAAGCTCAGAAGATAGAGCTTCAGAAAAAGGATGATCAGAGTGAAGCCGAACTGCAGGAGGCTCATAAAGAGTTCATCAAT GGACTAGGAGGTTTAAGAATTTGTTCTTTAATTGGTGTGAAGAGAATGGGAGACCTCAGCAAAGAACCATTTCAAACTTCATGCATGAGACGATATTCTTTAAAAGAAGTAGATGGCAAGGCAGCAACACTATATTCTCAGTGGCAGGGCAACCTTAGGGATCCAAACTGGTAtcctttcataactagcatggaTTCTTGTGGAAATTCCGag CTAACAATCAATGAAGACGATGAAAAATTGAAACAGATAAAGGTTGACAATCTTGGTAGTGAAGTTTACAAGGCTGTGACAACTGCTCTTATGGAATTGAATGGCTATAATACCAATGGTAAGAGTGCAAGAACAGAATTATGGAATTTTAAAGAAGGGAGGAGGGCAACATTGAAAGAGGCAATATCGTCTGTACTGAAGCAATTGAAACTGCAGGAAAACAGGAATGGTAAAAAGTTGTCAGAACAAAAG CAACTTGATGTGAAGAAGACAAACCCGGATGAATTGGAACAGCAGCTTGATGTGAAGAAGAAAGACCCGGGTGACATTAATGAAATTCAAAAGAAGTTAGAGGAGAAGGAAGATGAGTTGAAAGATTTAAAAGATGATTTTGAATATTCAGAAGCTCTCAACTCTACACTATTTGTCAAGGAGCGTGAAAGTAATAATGAACTGCAGGATGCTCGCAAGGAGTTAATCAGG GGACTGGTGGATGACGGTTTTATTGGCGTGAAGAGAATGGGAGAGCTTGACATCACGCCTTTTGCAACTGCATGCAAGAGAGACCATTCTATGCTAGAACCAGAGGTGTGGCAAGATTATCTTAGTGATCCAAGCTGGCATCCGTTTAAAGCGATCGAGGATGAATTTGGAAATCGGAAG GAAATTCTTGATGTAGATGATGAAAAATTGAAGAGTATAAAGGGCGACGATGCAGTGTACAAGGCAGTCACAACTGCCTTGATGGAATTGAAGGAGTACAATTCGAGTGGTATGTATGTGACAGATGAACTATGGAACTTTCAAAAAGGGAGGAGGGCAACACTACAGGAGGGATTATCATATATATTATTAAACTGGAGACCtctgaaaaggaaaagaaaaatttga
- the LOC133734720 gene encoding factor of DNA methylation 1-like isoform X2 produces the protein MVALKTFDMSDISEEIDIGDQSAFCHQDIDIGKLQRNVAHVFGEAFSEQGKVFSNSEVQINDLKIKLEHTRSQQKELQEKLEKSEAQKEELRKKIVHSEAQNKELKKTEEAQRKALNEVLLQESETRNRTLEQSEKLGRKLNRLLNHCDLQHEQMNVVLNKLKKMEEESVEVRALYSTLMRKEDNNHDELINVRYHLEKTFLEKEAFSKSEDLNNDLMKRLGESESQRKELQEKHDHSESQKKELQEELERIEAQKIELQKKDDQSEAELQEAHKEFINGLGGLRICSLIGVKRMGDLSKEPFQTSCMRRYSLKEVDGKAATLYSQWQGNLRDPNWYPFITSMDSCGNSELTINEDDEKLKQIKVDNLGSEVYKAVTTALMELNGYNTNGKSARTELWNFKEGRRATLKEAISSVLKQLKLQENRNGKKLSEQKQLDVKKTNPDELEQQLDVKKKDPGDINEIQKKLEEKEDELKDLKDDFEYSEALNSTLFVKERESNNELQDARKELIRGLVDDGFIGVKRMGELDITPFATACKRDHSMLEPEVWQDYLSDPSWHPFKAIEDEFGNRKEILDVDDEKLKSIKGDDAVYKAVTTALMELKEYNSSGMYVTDELWNFQKGRRATLQEGLSYILLNWRPLKRKRKI, from the exons ATGGTTGCTTTGAAGAC GTTTGATATGTCTGACATATCAGAAGAAATAGATATTGGCGATCAGTCTGCGTTTTGTCACCAAGATATTGATATTG GGAAATTGCAACGAAATGTAGCTCATGTCTTTGGAGAGGCCTTCTCAGAGCAGGGAAAAGTCTTTTCAAACTCTGAGGTTCAAATAAATGATCTTAAGATAAAGCTTGAGCATACAAGATCTCAACAGAAAGAACTTCAGGAAAAACTTGAGAAGAGTGAAGCTCAAAAGGAAGAGCTCCGGAAAAAGATTGTGCATAGCGAGGCTCAGAACAAAGAGCTTAAGAAAACTGAAGAAGCTCAAAGGAAAGCACTTAATGAAGTACTGCTTCAGGAGAGTGAGACTAGAAACAGAACTTTG GAACAGAGTGAGAAGCTTGGTAGGAAATTGAACAGATTGCTCAACCATTGTGATCTCCAGCATGAACAAATGAATGTAGTTTTGAATAAGTTAAAGAAGATGGAAGAAGAGTCGGTAGAAGTACGTGCTCTATACTCTACACTTATGCGCAAGGAGGACAATAATCATGATGAGCTGATCAATGTACGATACCATCTTGAAAAGACCTTCTTAGAAAAAGAAGCCTTTTCAAAATCTGAAGATCTAAACAATGATCTTATGAAAAGGCTAGGTGAGAGTGAATCCCAGAGAAAGGAGCTCCAGGAAAAGCATGATCATAGTGAATCTCAGAAGAAAGAGCTACAGGAGGAGCTTGAGCGGATTGAAGCTCAGAAGATAGAGCTTCAGAAAAAGGATGATCAGAGTGAAGCCGAACTGCAGGAGGCTCATAAAGAGTTCATCAAT GGACTAGGAGGTTTAAGAATTTGTTCTTTAATTGGTGTGAAGAGAATGGGAGACCTCAGCAAAGAACCATTTCAAACTTCATGCATGAGACGATATTCTTTAAAAGAAGTAGATGGCAAGGCAGCAACACTATATTCTCAGTGGCAGGGCAACCTTAGGGATCCAAACTGGTAtcctttcataactagcatggaTTCTTGTGGAAATTCCGag CTAACAATCAATGAAGACGATGAAAAATTGAAACAGATAAAGGTTGACAATCTTGGTAGTGAAGTTTACAAGGCTGTGACAACTGCTCTTATGGAATTGAATGGCTATAATACCAATGGTAAGAGTGCAAGAACAGAATTATGGAATTTTAAAGAAGGGAGGAGGGCAACATTGAAAGAGGCAATATCGTCTGTACTGAAGCAATTGAAACTGCAGGAAAACAGGAATGGTAAAAAGTTGTCAGAACAAAAG CAACTTGATGTGAAGAAGACAAACCCGGATGAATTGGAACAGCAGCTTGATGTGAAGAAGAAAGACCCGGGTGACATTAATGAAATTCAAAAGAAGTTAGAGGAGAAGGAAGATGAGTTGAAAGATTTAAAAGATGATTTTGAATATTCAGAAGCTCTCAACTCTACACTATTTGTCAAGGAGCGTGAAAGTAATAATGAACTGCAGGATGCTCGCAAGGAGTTAATCAGG GGACTGGTGGATGACGGTTTTATTGGCGTGAAGAGAATGGGAGAGCTTGACATCACGCCTTTTGCAACTGCATGCAAGAGAGACCATTCTATGCTAGAACCAGAGGTGTGGCAAGATTATCTTAGTGATCCAAGCTGGCATCCGTTTAAAGCGATCGAGGATGAATTTGGAAATCGGAAG GAAATTCTTGATGTAGATGATGAAAAATTGAAGAGTATAAAGGGCGACGATGCAGTGTACAAGGCAGTCACAACTGCCTTGATGGAATTGAAGGAGTACAATTCGAGTGGTATGTATGTGACAGATGAACTATGGAACTTTCAAAAAGGGAGGAGGGCAACACTACAGGAGGGATTATCATATATATTATTAAACTGGAGACCtctgaaaaggaaaagaaaaatttga
- the LOC133734720 gene encoding factor of DNA methylation 1-like isoform X3 gives MVALKTFDMSDISEEIDIGDQSAFCHQDIDIVGKLQRNVAHVFGEAFSEQGKVFSNSEVQINDLKIKLEHTRSQQKELQEKLEKSEAQKEELRKKIVHSEAQNKELKKTEEAQRKALNEVLLQESETRNRTLSEKLGRKLNRLLNHCDLQHEQMNVVLNKLKKMEEESVEVRALYSTLMRKEDNNHDELINVRYHLEKTFLEKEAFSKSEDLNNDLMKRLGESESQRKELQEKHDHSESQKKELQEELERIEAQKIELQKKDDQSEAELQEAHKEFINGLGGLRICSLIGVKRMGDLSKEPFQTSCMRRYSLKEVDGKAATLYSQWQGNLRDPNWYPFITSMDSCGNSELTINEDDEKLKQIKVDNLGSEVYKAVTTALMELNGYNTNGKSARTELWNFKEGRRATLKEAISSVLKQLKLQENRNGKKLSEQKQLDVKKTNPDELEQQLDVKKKDPGDINEIQKKLEEKEDELKDLKDDFEYSEALNSTLFVKERESNNELQDARKELIRGLVDDGFIGVKRMGELDITPFATACKRDHSMLEPEVWQDYLSDPSWHPFKAIEDEFGNRKEILDVDDEKLKSIKGDDAVYKAVTTALMELKEYNSSGMYVTDELWNFQKGRRATLQEGLSYILLNWRPLKRKRKI, from the exons ATGGTTGCTTTGAAGAC GTTTGATATGTCTGACATATCAGAAGAAATAGATATTGGCGATCAGTCTGCGTTTTGTCACCAAGATATTGATATTG TAGGGAAATTGCAACGAAATGTAGCTCATGTCTTTGGAGAGGCCTTCTCAGAGCAGGGAAAAGTCTTTTCAAACTCTGAGGTTCAAATAAATGATCTTAAGATAAAGCTTGAGCATACAAGATCTCAACAGAAAGAACTTCAGGAAAAACTTGAGAAGAGTGAAGCTCAAAAGGAAGAGCTCCGGAAAAAGATTGTGCATAGCGAGGCTCAGAACAAAGAGCTTAAGAAAACTGAAGAAGCTCAAAGGAAAGCACTTAATGAAGTACTGCTTCAGGAGAGTGAGACTAGAAACAGAACTTTG AGTGAGAAGCTTGGTAGGAAATTGAACAGATTGCTCAACCATTGTGATCTCCAGCATGAACAAATGAATGTAGTTTTGAATAAGTTAAAGAAGATGGAAGAAGAGTCGGTAGAAGTACGTGCTCTATACTCTACACTTATGCGCAAGGAGGACAATAATCATGATGAGCTGATCAATGTACGATACCATCTTGAAAAGACCTTCTTAGAAAAAGAAGCCTTTTCAAAATCTGAAGATCTAAACAATGATCTTATGAAAAGGCTAGGTGAGAGTGAATCCCAGAGAAAGGAGCTCCAGGAAAAGCATGATCATAGTGAATCTCAGAAGAAAGAGCTACAGGAGGAGCTTGAGCGGATTGAAGCTCAGAAGATAGAGCTTCAGAAAAAGGATGATCAGAGTGAAGCCGAACTGCAGGAGGCTCATAAAGAGTTCATCAAT GGACTAGGAGGTTTAAGAATTTGTTCTTTAATTGGTGTGAAGAGAATGGGAGACCTCAGCAAAGAACCATTTCAAACTTCATGCATGAGACGATATTCTTTAAAAGAAGTAGATGGCAAGGCAGCAACACTATATTCTCAGTGGCAGGGCAACCTTAGGGATCCAAACTGGTAtcctttcataactagcatggaTTCTTGTGGAAATTCCGag CTAACAATCAATGAAGACGATGAAAAATTGAAACAGATAAAGGTTGACAATCTTGGTAGTGAAGTTTACAAGGCTGTGACAACTGCTCTTATGGAATTGAATGGCTATAATACCAATGGTAAGAGTGCAAGAACAGAATTATGGAATTTTAAAGAAGGGAGGAGGGCAACATTGAAAGAGGCAATATCGTCTGTACTGAAGCAATTGAAACTGCAGGAAAACAGGAATGGTAAAAAGTTGTCAGAACAAAAG CAACTTGATGTGAAGAAGACAAACCCGGATGAATTGGAACAGCAGCTTGATGTGAAGAAGAAAGACCCGGGTGACATTAATGAAATTCAAAAGAAGTTAGAGGAGAAGGAAGATGAGTTGAAAGATTTAAAAGATGATTTTGAATATTCAGAAGCTCTCAACTCTACACTATTTGTCAAGGAGCGTGAAAGTAATAATGAACTGCAGGATGCTCGCAAGGAGTTAATCAGG GGACTGGTGGATGACGGTTTTATTGGCGTGAAGAGAATGGGAGAGCTTGACATCACGCCTTTTGCAACTGCATGCAAGAGAGACCATTCTATGCTAGAACCAGAGGTGTGGCAAGATTATCTTAGTGATCCAAGCTGGCATCCGTTTAAAGCGATCGAGGATGAATTTGGAAATCGGAAG GAAATTCTTGATGTAGATGATGAAAAATTGAAGAGTATAAAGGGCGACGATGCAGTGTACAAGGCAGTCACAACTGCCTTGATGGAATTGAAGGAGTACAATTCGAGTGGTATGTATGTGACAGATGAACTATGGAACTTTCAAAAAGGGAGGAGGGCAACACTACAGGAGGGATTATCATATATATTATTAAACTGGAGACCtctgaaaaggaaaagaaaaatttga